Part of the Streptomyces sp. WMMC500 genome is shown below.
CACCTCGCCGCGCAACGACTTCCAGGCCACCGCGAGCGGCGACCGGCTGACGATCCGCGGCGCGCTCCAGGACAACGGCATGGTCTTCGAGGCGCAGATACGGCTGCTGACCGAGGGCGGCAGCGTCTCCGCCGGCAACGGCACGCTGACGGTGAGCGGCGCGAACAGCGCCTGGTTCGTGCTGGCGGCCGGCACGAACTACGCCGACACCTACCCGGACTACCGCGGCGCCGACCCCCACGACCGCGTCACCGGCGCAGTCGACCGGGCCGTCCAGGCGGGCCACGGCACGCTGCGCGAGCGGCACGTCGCCGACCACCGCGGGCTGTTCGACCGCGTCGCGCTCGACATCGGCCAGCAGCAGCCCGCGCAGCCCACGGACCGGCACCTCGCCGGCTACGGGAGCGGCTCGGCGGCCGACCGGGCGCTGGAGGCGCTGTTCTTCCAGTACGGGCGCTACCTGCTGATCGCCTCCTCCCGGGCCGGGTCCACCCCGGCGAACCTCCAGGGCGTGTGGAACAACGTCACCAACCCGCCGTGGAGCGCCGACTACCACGTCAACATCAACCTGCAGATGAACTACTGGCCCGCCGAGGTCACCAACCTCGCCGACACCACCGGCCCGTACGACGACTTCGTCGAGGCCCTGCGCGCCCCCGGCCGCGTCTCGGCGCAGGAGCTCTACACCACCGGCGGCTGGGTCGTCCACAACGAGACCAACCCCTTCGGCTTCACGGGCGTGCACGACTGGGCGACGTCCTTCTGGTTCCCCGAGGCCGCCGCCTGGCTGACGCAGCAGATGTACGAGCACTACCGCTTCGACGGCTCGACGGACTACCTGCGCACCACCGCGTACCCGGTGATGAAGGAGGCCGCCGAGTTCTGGCTCGCGAACCTGCGCACCGACCCGCGCGACGGCAAGCTCGTCGTCACCCCCAGCTACTCGCCCGAGCAGGGCGACTTCACCGCGGGCTGCTCCATGTCGCAGCAGATCGTGTACGACCTGCTGACCAACACCCTGGAGGCGGCGCAGACCCTCGGCGACAGCCCTGACTTCCGCACCCGCCTGGAGCAGACGCTCGCCGACCTCGACCCGGGCCTGCGGATCGGCTCGTGGGGCCAGTTGCAGGAGTGGAAGGCGGACCTGGACGACCAGAACAACGACCACCGGCACGTCTCGCACCTCTTCGGCCTGCACCCCGGGCGGCAGATCGAGGTCGGCAGCCAGTGGGCGGAGGCGGCGAAGGTGTCCCTGACCGCCCGCGGCGACGGCGGTACGGGCTGGAGCAAGGCGTGGAAGATCAACTTCTGGGCCCGGCTCACCGACGGCGACCACGCGCACAAGATGCTCGGCGAGCAGCTCAAGTCCTCCACGCTGCCCAACCTCTGGGACACCCACCCGCCGTTCCAGATCGACGGCAACTTCGGCGCCACCTCCGGCATCGCCGAGATGCTGCTGCAGAGCCAGCACGGCCCCATCGAGGTCCTGCCCGCCCTGCCCGGCGCCTGGCCCGCCGGCTCCGTGACCGGGCTGCGCGCCCGCGGCGGCGCCACGCTCGACGTCACCTGGGCCGGCGGGCGCGCGACCCGGATCGCCCTGCACGCGAGCCGTACGCGCCAACTCACCCTGCGCAGCGACCTGCTCCCCGGCGGCGAGCAGGTCATCGACGCCGTGGCGGGGCAGACGTACACCTTCGGCGGCTGACCCCGCCCGCGTACCGCCCGGGCCCGCGACGTGCGCCGCGGGCCCGGGTCCGGGGCGCACCGGGCAGGCCCGTGCCCGTTTGTCAGGCAGTTGTTTTCCAGCCTTGCACACGGCGTCTTTTAATTCGCCTGACAATGCACCAGCGCCCTTTGCAGACCAGCAACTAAAAGGCGTTTTCAGGGCGTTGACTTAGTAACACACGTGGTTTTACATGTGCGACACGAGCCGCACAGGAGGCCACGCCATGCACCCCCACAAGCAGGCGACCGTGACCGCTGCCGCACCGCCCTCCGCCGAGGACACCGGTGTGCTGCGGCAGTGGGCGGCCGAGGGCGGGGCGCTCGAACTGCGGGCCCGGATCGTGCTGCTGGCCGGGCAGGGCATGCGGGACACCGACATCGCCCGCCGGCTCGGCGTCTCGCGGCAGACGGTCGGCACCTGGCGGCACAAGTGGGCGGACGAGGGCATCGCCGGGCTGCGGCACCGCGCCCGCCCCGGGCGGCCCCCGACCGTCGACGAGGCGGAGGTCCTGGCCCGTACTCTCCTCGCCAGCGACGGCGCCGCCGCCTCCCGGGCCGTGGGCCGCGAACTGGGCCTGTCACACGCCACCGTCGCCGCCATCCGGCGCCGCTGGTCCGACCACCCGCCCGCGGACCCGCCGCTGCCCGGCTCCGACCTCTGGATCGTCGGCCTGTACGCGGACGCCCACGGCGCGGTGCTCCTCGCCGGCGCCCGGCCCGGCTCCGCCGCCCAGCCGCGCCCCGCCGGCAACGCCGTGGGCGCCGACGTGCTCGCCGGGCTCGACCGCGCCTGCGACGCCCTGCCCGGCGCCGTCGCCGGCAGCCGCCCGCCGGCGCCGCACCGAGCGCTCGCCGCGTTCCTCACCAAGGCCCGCAGGCGGCATCCCCGCATCGAGTTGTCCGCGCTCACGCTCTGGACCGCGGACCCCGCGGCAGACCACCCGCACGCCTCCCCGCCCGCCGCACCCGTACCGGCACCCGGCCCCGTGCCCGGCCCCGTGCCCGCCGCCGCGCCCGGCCGGCCGACCGCCCGCCCCCCGCAGCCGCCGCCCGCCATCCGCCCCGAGGCCTCGCCCCCCGCCACCCTCCACCGCATCCCCGCCACCTGCACCTGGCGCAGCTACCTCCGCGCCCTCGTCGCCCTCGACAGCTCCCGCCACCCCGAGTCCTCCCGCCGCGTCTACCGCGACCTCACCGGCGCCGTCGAGGCGTACGCCCGGAAGCCCGCCGGCGAGCCGCTGCAGTGGCTGCGCGAGTCCATAGCCAGCCACGCCGCCCCGCCCCGCCCCCGTACCCGCCCCGGGGGCGGGGCCGGGACCGGGCGCCTGGACGCCGCCGGCGGCGCGAACCACATCGACCTCGGCTCGTTCAACGAGTGCGTCGTCATCGAGGCGGTCCGCCTCGCCGGCACCGTCACCCGCGGCGAGATCGCCCACCGCACCGGCCTGACCCAGCAGTCCGTGTCCCGGATCGCCCGCTCGCTGCTGGCCCGCGGCATCCTCGTCGAGGAGAACCGCCGCCAGGCGACCTCCGGCAAGCCGCGCACGCCCGTGCGGCTGCGCGGCGAGGCGGCGCACGCCGTCGGCATCCACATCGACCCGGAGGTCTTCACCGCCGTCGTCATCGACCTGGACGGCGCGATCGTCGCCGAGCGCACCCGGCCCGTACAGCCGACCTCCGACCCCGACGTGCTGGTCAGGCAGGTGGCCCAGCTCGGCCGCGGCGTGCTGGCCGACGCCCGCGGCGCGGTACGGCCCGGGGGGTTCCTCGGCATCGGCGTGGCCGTCCCCGGCCCTGTGGACACCGACTCCGGCACGGTGCTCGACCCGCCGCTCATGTCGGTGTGGACGGACCTGCCGCTGCTGTACCTCCTCAAGGACCACTTCCGGTGCCCGCTGATCATGGAGAAGGACGCGACCGCGGCGGCGGCGGGCGAGCGGTGGATCGGCCGCGACCGGCGGGCCCGCGACTTCGCGTACGTCTACCTCGGTACGGGCGTGGGCTCCGGCCTCTACCTCAACGGGGACCTGCACCGCGGCACCAGCGCGAACGCCGGCGAGTTCGGGCAGTTGTGCGCCGTCGCGCTCGGCCGCGCCGAGACCGGCGGCCGGCCGGAGGTGCTGCCCGAGTGCAACCCGCCGCTCGGCCTGTCCCGGCTCGCCGCCCGGCACGGCTACCCGCTCGACGGCGCGCTGGCCGGCACCACCGCCGGCTACCGCGCCGTCACCGAGGCCGCCGCGGCCGGCGACCCGGCCGCCACCGCCGCCGTACGGGACCTGGCGCGGGCCGTCGGGCAGGGCACCACGAGCCTGGTGGACCTGCTCGACATCGACCTCGTCGTGCTCGGCGGGCCGTTCTTCACCGACCCGGCCGCCCCGCTGTACCTGTCCCACATCGGCGAGATGGTCAACGACTTCCCCACCGCCCGCCGGCTGCGGCACGTCGACGTCGAGCGGTCGGTGCTCGGCCCCGAGGCCGCGGCGGTCGGCGCGGCCTCCACGATCTTCCACGCCGCCTTCACCCCGAGGCTGCGCGGCGGCACCGCCCTGCGGGCCCTGTGAACCGTACGGCCCGGGAACCCCGGGCACCCGCACGAACCGTCACCCCCGACGTACCAGGAAGGAAACCCATGAGACGCACCCCCCACCGGCGGTCCCGGCAGAGACGGACGGGCAGACCCGGCGGCGCCCTGCGCACGCTGGCCGCCCTCGCGCTGGTGCTCGGCGGCGGCACGCTGGCCGCCGGCGGCCCGGCCGCGGGCGACCCGGCCGACATACCCCCCGGCGACTACCAGCACGTCCAACTGGCCTCCGGCACGGCCGAGCTGGGCGAGCCGATGTCGCTCGCCGTGCTGCCGGACCGCTCGGTCGTGCACACCGCGCGCGACGGCACGGTCCGCTTCACCGACGCGGCGGGCAACACGAAGACCGCCGGGAAACTCGACGTCTACAGCCACGACGAAGAGGGGTTGCAGGGCGTCGCCGCCGACCCCGGTTTCGCCACCAACCGGCAGATCTACCTGTACTACTCGCCCACGCTGAACACCCCGCCCGGCGACGCGCCCGTCACCGGCGCCCCCGCCGACTTCGAGCCCTGGAAGGGCCACCTGAACCTCTCCCGGTTCACGCTCAACGCCGACGGCACCCTCGACATGGGCAGCGAGCAGGTCATCCTCGAAGTGCCCAACGACCGCGGCCAGTGCTGCCACGTCGGCGGCGACATCGACTTCGACGCCCAGGGCAACCTGTACCTGAGCACCGGCGACGACACCAACCCGTTCGCCTCGTCCGGCTACTCCCCCCTCGACGAGCGGGCCGACACCAACCCGCAGTTCGACGCCCAGCGCACCTCCGGCAACACCAACGACCTGCGCGGCAAGGTGCTGCGGATCAAGCCCACCGCCGACGGCTACACCGTTCCCGGCGGCAACCTCTTCGCGCCCGGCACCCCCGAGACCCGCCCCGAGATCTACGCGATGGGCTTCCGCAACCCGTTCCGGATGTCCGTCGACCGCGAGACCGGCGCCGTCTACCTCGGCGACTACGGCCCGGACGCCGGCACCACCGACCCCAACCGCGGGCCGAACGGCCAGGTCGAGTTCAACCGCATCACCGAGCCCGGCAACTTCGGCTGGCCGTACTGCACGGGCACGAACACCGCGGCGGAGACGTACAACGAGTACACCTTCCCCGGCGGCCCCTCGGGCGCGAAGTACGACTGCGCCGGCGGCCCCGTGAACAACTCCCCGCACAACACCGGCCAGGACAGGCTCCCCGCGGCCGAGGCCGCCTGGATCCACTACGGCGGCGACGCCGGCAGCCCGCCGGAGTTCGGCGGCGGCTCGGAGTCCCCGATGGGCGGCGAGGTCTACCGCTACGACCCGGACCTGGACTCGGACGTGAAGTTCCCCGCGTCGCTGGACGGCCGCTACTTCGCCGGCGAGCTGGGCCGGCAGTGGATCAAGGCCATCGAGGTCGGGTCGGACGGCTCCCCCGGGCTGATCGAGGACTTCCCCTGGGACGGCACGCAGGTCATGGACACCGACTTCGGCCCGGACGGCGCGCTGTACGTCCTCGACTACGGCACCGGCGGCGGCAACCAGGCGCTGTACCGCATCGAGTACCTCGCCGGCGCCAACCGGAACCCGGTCGCCGAGGCGACCGCGGACGTCACCTCGGGCGGCACGCCGCTGACCGTGGCGTTCAGCTCGGCGGGCAGCGCGGACCCGGAGGGCGGCGCGCTCACGTACCACTGGGACTTCGGTGACGGCGCCACCTCGAACGAGGCGAACCCCTCGCACACGTACACCGCGTCCGGCACCTTCACCCCGACCCTCACCGTCACCGACCCCGAGGGCCTCACGGGCACCGACAGCCTGGTCGTGACCGCCGGCAACACCGCGCCGACGGTGAACCTCCAGACGCCGGGCGACGGGCGGCTGTTCTCCTTCGGCGACGACGTGCCGTTCACGGTGGCGGCGAGCGACCCGGAGGACGGCGCGATCGACTGTTCCAAGGTCGAGGTCACGTACTCGCTCGGGCACGACAGCCACACCCACGAGATCACCTCGACGACCGGCTGCAGCGGGACCCTCGACGTGCCGGAGGACGGCGAACACGACAGCGCCGCGAACCTGTACGGGGTCTTCACCGCCGAGTACACCGACTCGGGCGGGCTGACGGGCACCAGCGCCCGCACCCTCCAGCCGCGGCACCGGCAGGCCGAGCACTTCGGCGCGATGTCCGGCATCCAGATCGCCGGGCACGGCGGCGCGGAGGGCGGCGCCACGGTCGGGTTCACGGACGACGGCGACTGGGTGTCGTTCGAGCCGTACGCGCTGGACGACGTGACCGGCGTCAGCGCGCGGGTCGCCTCCGGCGGTCCCGGCGGCACGATCGAGATCCGTACGGGCTCGCCGACCGGCGGCCTGCTCGGCACCCTGAACGTCCCGCCGACCGG
Proteins encoded:
- a CDS encoding glycoside hydrolase family 95 protein → MSGDITRRATVKTALAAAGALTLGTPALAYAARRAAADPGDAWRLWYDKPAADWERESLPLGNGALGVGVFGTLASERLTLNEKTLWTGGPGSGGGYDFGNWREPRPGALEAVQDRLDAEGRLSPETVAQQLGQSKHGFGAYQILGELLLDHPSAPGGPDGSYWRDLDIAEGVAAVAYAHEGADHRREYFVSHPDAVAVGRLTASQPGRVSFTLRYTSPRNDFQATASGDRLTIRGALQDNGMVFEAQIRLLTEGGSVSAGNGTLTVSGANSAWFVLAAGTNYADTYPDYRGADPHDRVTGAVDRAVQAGHGTLRERHVADHRGLFDRVALDIGQQQPAQPTDRHLAGYGSGSAADRALEALFFQYGRYLLIASSRAGSTPANLQGVWNNVTNPPWSADYHVNINLQMNYWPAEVTNLADTTGPYDDFVEALRAPGRVSAQELYTTGGWVVHNETNPFGFTGVHDWATSFWFPEAAAWLTQQMYEHYRFDGSTDYLRTTAYPVMKEAAEFWLANLRTDPRDGKLVVTPSYSPEQGDFTAGCSMSQQIVYDLLTNTLEAAQTLGDSPDFRTRLEQTLADLDPGLRIGSWGQLQEWKADLDDQNNDHRHVSHLFGLHPGRQIEVGSQWAEAAKVSLTARGDGGTGWSKAWKINFWARLTDGDHAHKMLGEQLKSSTLPNLWDTHPPFQIDGNFGATSGIAEMLLQSQHGPIEVLPALPGAWPAGSVTGLRARGGATLDVTWAGGRATRIALHASRTRQLTLRSDLLPGGEQVIDAVAGQTYTFGG
- a CDS encoding ROK family protein: MHPHKQATVTAAAPPSAEDTGVLRQWAAEGGALELRARIVLLAGQGMRDTDIARRLGVSRQTVGTWRHKWADEGIAGLRHRARPGRPPTVDEAEVLARTLLASDGAAASRAVGRELGLSHATVAAIRRRWSDHPPADPPLPGSDLWIVGLYADAHGAVLLAGARPGSAAQPRPAGNAVGADVLAGLDRACDALPGAVAGSRPPAPHRALAAFLTKARRRHPRIELSALTLWTADPAADHPHASPPAAPVPAPGPVPGPVPAAAPGRPTARPPQPPPAIRPEASPPATLHRIPATCTWRSYLRALVALDSSRHPESSRRVYRDLTGAVEAYARKPAGEPLQWLRESIASHAAPPRPRTRPGGGAGTGRLDAAGGANHIDLGSFNECVVIEAVRLAGTVTRGEIAHRTGLTQQSVSRIARSLLARGILVEENRRQATSGKPRTPVRLRGEAAHAVGIHIDPEVFTAVVIDLDGAIVAERTRPVQPTSDPDVLVRQVAQLGRGVLADARGAVRPGGFLGIGVAVPGPVDTDSGTVLDPPLMSVWTDLPLLYLLKDHFRCPLIMEKDATAAAAGERWIGRDRRARDFAYVYLGTGVGSGLYLNGDLHRGTSANAGEFGQLCAVALGRAETGGRPEVLPECNPPLGLSRLAARHGYPLDGALAGTTAGYRAVTEAAAAGDPAATAAVRDLARAVGQGTTSLVDLLDIDLVVLGGPFFTDPAAPLYLSHIGEMVNDFPTARRLRHVDVERSVLGPEAAAVGAASTIFHAAFTPRLRGGTALRAL
- a CDS encoding PQQ-dependent sugar dehydrogenase gives rise to the protein MRRTPHRRSRQRRTGRPGGALRTLAALALVLGGGTLAAGGPAAGDPADIPPGDYQHVQLASGTAELGEPMSLAVLPDRSVVHTARDGTVRFTDAAGNTKTAGKLDVYSHDEEGLQGVAADPGFATNRQIYLYYSPTLNTPPGDAPVTGAPADFEPWKGHLNLSRFTLNADGTLDMGSEQVILEVPNDRGQCCHVGGDIDFDAQGNLYLSTGDDTNPFASSGYSPLDERADTNPQFDAQRTSGNTNDLRGKVLRIKPTADGYTVPGGNLFAPGTPETRPEIYAMGFRNPFRMSVDRETGAVYLGDYGPDAGTTDPNRGPNGQVEFNRITEPGNFGWPYCTGTNTAAETYNEYTFPGGPSGAKYDCAGGPVNNSPHNTGQDRLPAAEAAWIHYGGDAGSPPEFGGGSESPMGGEVYRYDPDLDSDVKFPASLDGRYFAGELGRQWIKAIEVGSDGSPGLIEDFPWDGTQVMDTDFGPDGALYVLDYGTGGGNQALYRIEYLAGANRNPVAEATADVTSGGTPLTVAFSSAGSADPEGGALTYHWDFGDGATSNEANPSHTYTASGTFTPTLTVTDPEGLTGTDSLVVTAGNTAPTVNLQTPGDGRLFSFGDDVPFTVAASDPEDGAIDCSKVEVTYSLGHDSHTHEITSTTGCSGTLDVPEDGEHDSAANLYGVFTAEYTDSGGLTGTSARTLQPRHRQAEHFGAMSGIQIAGHGGAEGGATVGFTDDGDWVSFEPYALDDVTGVSARVASGGPGGTIEIRTGSPTGGLLGTLNVPPTGGWDTYVDVSASLNPAPAGTTTLYLRFAGPTGQGNLLDVDAFTFTTS